The following coding sequences are from one Mytilus trossulus isolate FHL-02 chromosome 8, PNRI_Mtr1.1.1.hap1, whole genome shotgun sequence window:
- the LOC134727880 gene encoding uncharacterized protein LOC134727880: MLTVNVDNFVPVNSYVKVTVNDSTNELNMSQGISNTQPVKEDKKFTPKDNLKSLRVLFSNVDTLSNKRSEFEAHLSIEKPHIIGLCEIYPKNSMDKSISSMLNLADYEKYLPDKVGDRGVVIYIHKSLTAFKVDILSESAFNESVWCEIKLEGTDKLLLGCIYRSPSSVSCNNKKLNDLICHARNLKYSHYLIMGDFNYPEIKWVDNEVSSGINTDPFKFYECMQNNFLFQHICTPTRFSTGQNANLLDLVFTNEENMISKDSIQMDSPVGKSDHCMINFDFCCYLNNENTSGDRFSYFRGNCEIFNETLNDIDWDVLLNNKSINEMWKCFSTVMSDNIDRFIPKKKNDRKFISPPLWMDRATKSAIVKKRKSWKKYKYSRNNLSYIKYVKDRNECTNTVKNAKLSFEQKVALESKTNVKSFWNYVNSKLKTRLGIGTLEKPDGTLASSTADKVEVLNQFFTSVFTQTEDLKDYDTNSVSNNYLNDINICQEDVIKKLNKLKTDKSAGPDGLHPKVLYEVRHAICYPLFLIFNKSIKEGKVPDDWKNAIVSPIFKKGKKIKPGNYRPVRLTSVVCKICESIIRDNIMKFILTNNLFTSSQYGFRPGRSCVTQLLEVLDEW, encoded by the coding sequence atgttaacAGTTAATGTTGATAATTTTGTTCCAGTTAATAGTTATGTTAAAGTTACAGTTAATGACAGTACAAATGAGTTAAATATGTCGCAAGGTATTTCCAATACCCAACCAGTTAAGGAGGATAAGAAATTTACTCCGAAGGATAATTTGAAGTCGTTGagagttttgttttcaaatgttgaCACCCTGTCAAATAAGCGTTCAGAGTTTGAGGCACATTTATCAATTGAAAAGCCACATATAATAGGTTTATGCGAAATATATCCGAAGAACTCTATGGATAAATCTATATCATCCATGCTAAATCTAGCTGATTATGAAAAGTATTTACCGGACAAAGTGGGGGATAGAGGTGTAGTTATTTATATTCACAAGTCTTTGACTGCTTTTAAAGTTGACATTTTATCGGAATCTGCTTTTAATGAATCAGTGTGGTGTGAAATTAAATTAGAAGGAACTGATAAACTGTTATTGGGCTGTATTTATAGGAGTCCGTCGTCTGTATCTTGTAataataagaaattaaatgatttaatatgTCATGCTCGTAACTTAAAGTACAGCCATTATTTAATTATGGGAGACTTTAACTACCCTGAAATCAAATGGGTTGATAATGAAGTATCAAGTGGTATTAACACAGatccttttaaattttatgagtGTATGCAAAACAATTTCCTATTTCAACATATATGTACACCGACACGTTTTAGTACTGGTCAAAATGCCAATTTACTTGATTTGGTTTTCACGAATGAAGAAAACATGATATCCAAAGACTCTATACAAATGGATTCGCCAGTTGGGAAGAGTGACCATTGCATGATAAATTTCGATTTTTGTTGCTATTTGAATAATGAGAATACTTCTGGCGAtcgtttttcatattttagaggTAACTGTGAGATTTTTAATGAGACTCTAAACGACATTGACTGGGATGTTCTGCTAAATAATAAAAGCATTAATGAAATGTGGAAATGTTTCTCTACTGTTATGTCCGATAACATTGATAGATTTATTCCGAAGAAGAAAAATGACCGTAAATTTATAAGCCCACCTTTGTGGATGGATAGAGCTACTAAGTCTGCAATTGTCAAGAAACGTAAATcatggaaaaaatataaatattcaagaaataatTTGTCATATATCAAATATGTGAAGGATCGCAATGAATGTacaaatactgttaaaaatGCCAAACTTAGTTTTGAACAAAAAGTGGCCTTAGAATCAAAGACTAATGTAAAGTCGTTTTGGAATTATGTTAACAGTAAACTTAAGACTAGATTAGGAATAGGTACGCTTGAGAAACCGGATGGTACTTTAGCATCCAGTACTGCTGACAAAGTTGAAGTTTTAAATCAGTTTTTTACTAGTGTTTTTACTCAAACGGAGGACTTGAAAGATTATGATACTAATTCAGTGTCGAACAActatttaaatgatattaataTTTGTCAGGAAGATGTGATAAAGAAACTTAATAAATTAAAGACAGATAAATCTGCAGGACCTGATGGTCTCCATCCGAAAGTTTTATATGAAGTTAGACATGCAATTTGTTATCCattgtttctaatttttaataagtctatcAAAGAGGGGAAAGTTCCAGACGATTGGAAAAATGCCATAGTATCACCGATATTTaagaaagggaaaaaaataaaacctggTAATTATAGACCTGTAAGGTTAACATCAGTGGTATGTAAGATATGTGAATCCATTATTAGAGACAATATTATGAAGTTTATTCTTACAAACAATCTTTTTACTAGTAGTCAATATGGCTTCCGTCCTGGTAGATCATGTGTTACTCAACTCCTAGAGGTTCTGGATGAGTGGTAA